The Brasilonema sennae CENA114 genome includes a region encoding these proteins:
- a CDS encoding NifU family protein — protein sequence MALTPDNVETVLDEMRPYLISDGGNVELVELDGPVVKLRLQGACGSCPSSTMTLRMGIERRLREMIPEIAEVEQVM from the coding sequence TTGGCACTTACACCTGATAATGTCGAAACCGTTTTAGATGAAATGCGCCCTTATCTCATATCTGATGGCGGTAATGTGGAACTGGTAGAACTTGATGGTCCGGTTGTTAAACTACGGTTACAAGGTGCTTGTGGTTCTTGTCCCAGTTCCACTATGACTTTGAGAATGGGGATTGAACGTCGTCTAAGAGAAATGATTCCGGAAATTGCAGAAGTGGAGCAAGTGATGTAG
- a CDS encoding ribose-phosphate pyrophosphokinase: MNAHRGSAVLTSATLKVQPIATGLAENTRLRLLSGSANVPLSQEVARYLGMDLGPMIRKRFADGELYIQIQESIRGCDVYLIQPGCNPVNDNLMELLIIIDACRRASARQVTAVIPYYGYARADRKTAGRESITAKLVANLITEAGANRILAMDLHSAQIQGYFDIPLDHVYGSPVLLDYLASKELPDLVVVSPDVGGVARARAFAKKLNDAPLAIIDKRRQAHNVAEVLNVIGDVKGKTAVLVDDMIDTAGTIAAGAKLLREEGARQVYACATHAVFSPTAIERLSSGLFEEVIVTNTIPIPETDASGKSLGERFPQLVVLSVANLLGETIWRIHEDSSVSSMFR; this comes from the coding sequence ATGAATGCACATCGAGGATCTGCTGTGCTCACTTCTGCAACACTAAAAGTGCAGCCAATTGCAACAGGACTAGCTGAAAATACTCGCCTGCGGCTGTTATCTGGCTCTGCCAACGTACCTTTGTCCCAAGAAGTTGCTCGTTACCTGGGCATGGATTTGGGACCAATGATTCGCAAACGATTTGCGGATGGAGAACTATACATTCAAATCCAAGAATCAATCCGGGGTTGTGATGTTTATCTCATCCAACCCGGTTGTAATCCTGTCAATGACAATTTGATGGAATTGCTGATTATAATCGATGCCTGCCGGCGTGCTTCTGCACGGCAAGTCACTGCAGTCATTCCCTATTATGGTTATGCCCGCGCTGACCGAAAAACCGCAGGAAGAGAGTCCATCACCGCCAAATTGGTAGCAAATCTCATTACAGAAGCAGGTGCTAACCGTATTCTTGCTATGGATTTGCACTCCGCTCAGATTCAAGGTTATTTCGACATACCACTAGATCATGTTTATGGTTCTCCAGTTTTGCTGGACTATCTAGCAAGCAAAGAACTGCCTGACTTAGTGGTAGTTTCCCCAGATGTTGGTGGTGTAGCGCGAGCCAGGGCATTTGCTAAAAAGCTCAACGATGCACCACTGGCGATTATAGATAAACGTCGTCAGGCTCACAACGTTGCCGAAGTCTTAAATGTCATTGGTGATGTTAAGGGCAAAACAGCAGTGCTTGTGGATGACATGATAGACACTGCTGGTACTATTGCTGCAGGGGCAAAACTTCTGCGTGAAGAAGGGGCGCGTCAGGTTTATGCTTGTGCCACTCACGCAGTGTTTTCACCAACAGCAATTGAGCGGCTCTCAAGTGGGTTATTTGAGGAAGTGATTGTTACAAATACGATTCCAATCCCAGAAACCGATGCTTCCGGTAAGTCGCTGGGCGAACGCTTTCCACAATTAGTTGTGCTGTCAGTAGCTAACTTACTTGGGGAAACTATCTGGCGGATTCACGAAGATAGTTCTGTAAGTAGTATGTTCCGTTAG